Within the Bacillus sp. FSL K6-3431 genome, the region AATTTGAGGAAGTGGAATAATCTTACTTCTGACTTGATTTTTCCGGGACAAGTATTAAAAGTATCATCGGCAGGAGGCAGTGATTCACAACAATCGACTGCTCCAAATGTCGAAAATAAGCCAACAACTCCTGATCAAACAAACAAACCACAAACAAGCGGGAAAGCTTATAAGGTTGTTTCGGGGGATACATTGGGACAGATTGCTAGAAAGTTTGGAACTTCTGTTGGGAACATTAAAAAGTGGAACAATCTTTCATCTGACTTGATACTAGTTGGACAAACACTAAACCTAAATGCGAATGCATCTACACCTACAGTAGATAAAAAACCGTCTCAATCTATTGCAAAACCTAATACTCCATCAGCAAGCCAGGAAGCTGCTAATATCGTTCAAATAGCAAAAAGTCTAACTGGAACAAAATACGTGTGGGGCGGATCAACAACAGCAGGATTTGATTGTAGTGGCTTTATTTACTATGTATTAAACAAAAGCGGTCAGAATGTAAGTAGATTAAGTACAGATGGATATTTCAACCGCACTTATTATGTCAATACACCTGAAGTTGGGGATATGGTATTTTTCGAAAATACATATAAACGAGGTATTTCCCATATGGGGTTCTATGTTGGTAATAATCAATTTATCCATGCAGGTTCAGATGGGGTAGAAATTTCGAGCTTAAGTAACTCCTATTGGAAAAGCAAATTCAACGGCTATAAAAAGTTCTATTAAATATTTAAATGCTCAAAAGGACATATTAAAACGTACTCGTTTTAATATGTCCTTTTTTATGATGCATCAACCACAATAGAACATAGTATACCTAGCCAGTGCTCATAATCTCCTTCTTCGATTCCTCAAATTAATCTATATTCCAATCTAAATTTTAGTGATATGCAAGGTGTTTGCACCTTTCTTCTGTTGTCTTTATTGCCTCCAAAATATTTCATTTGCTCCTGATAGTGACATTCCATACTAAATAGCGCTATAATAATGTTTTGGAGGTTTTTAAATATGTATAACAGACAATTGTTAGACCACATAAAATTATATAGCGAAGAACTCCAGAGCATCCTTGATCCACGAACAGATGCACATCAAAAACTTGTGCAAAAAGGGATGATCCTCTTTCGTCAACAGCTTGTTTATGGTGTGAAATTTTCCAATGGTAAGGTTGAAGCAAAAGTGAGAGATGTTACGCCGGTTAAGGTTGAACTTGTGTTTGAAAACATGGTTGATAGTACTTGTACTTGTCCAACACCTAACATCTGCAAACATCAAATTGCTTTATTTTTCAATGTACTTAGCCGAACCCAAAGCATCTTTTTATGGATGCAAGAATGGAAAGATCGCTGGCAAGTGAATGATGTGTTATCCACATTGCAACGTGGCTCGGATTTACTAAAGACGGAACAATCCTATGATGAAACAGGCCCCGAGCAATGGCTAACACGCATCCGTGAGGCCTACCATCATGTTTCCGAGAAAAACTTTTATCAACTAGAAGATTGGGCACGTGTTTGCTATCGTCGGTTACTTGGATTTGCACCTGTAGAACGTGAATGGAAGCCCCTCTTCCAGTTGTTTGCAGCGTATGAATCTTTAAAAGTAATTAACGCTATGAGCAATGAGCCGGGAAAACATCGACATGTTAGTGCTTTCATCCAACAAATGCTGGAAGAAGCAGAAGAAGCATTAACAAAATTAGCAACAACTGCTTCACCTTTTGCTTTTGATGAATA harbors:
- a CDS encoding peptidoglycan endopeptidase, translated to MRKKFAGAATAVIIASSFAGVASASTHEVKSGDSLWKIASKYNTSVSQVKALNNLSSDLIYPKQVLFVNESTSDKASDNKQESNPVQNTKPVTSNTYKIVSGDNLSKIAARHNISLANLRKWNNLTSDLIFPGQVLKVSSAGGSDSQQSTAPNVENKPTTPDQTNKPQTSGKAYKVVSGDTLGQIARKFGTSVGNIKKWNNLSSDLILVGQTLNLNANASTPTVDKKPSQSIAKPNTPSASQEAANIVQIAKSLTGTKYVWGGSTTAGFDCSGFIYYVLNKSGQNVSRLSTDGYFNRTYYVNTPEVGDMVFFENTYKRGISHMGFYVGNNQFIHAGSDGVEISSLSNSYWKSKFNGYKKFY